Sequence from the Undibacterium piscinae genome:
CTTCCCCATTCCGATGACGATCAACTCTTGCCGCTCGCCAGATTCTTCACCGATCGGTTGCCCATGCAGTGCGACCATATCTGCCATTAATGCACGTAAATGTGTTTGCACTACAAAATCGGCAAAATCACTGACGGTCGTCACTACTTCATCAAGATTCGCCAGTCCATTGAGATCGCGGACAATTAATGTCGAGATCACCAGGTGCCGCAAGCGTCGCATGGCGCTATTGAGTGATGCGCCTAAATTCGTTTTATTTTGTAAAATTTCAGCGAAAATGCTTGGGCTCAAGGATAATCGTGATATATCTTCCAGCTCGGAAATTCTGGATTTATCCGCTTGTAACCATCTGGCTACAAAGCGTGATGCGGTGGCGCTGCAGCTTGGCGTGCTCGATATACTTGTCATTGATTTTTCTTTGAGTGGTTGCCGTTGATATTAAATTCTAAGCGAAACAGTAAGTAAAAGGATAAGAGCTTCTTTTATTTGCTATGTCATGCTGGTTTTACCTATTCAGGAGCAAGTTCTGTTTTAAGATTATGTTGTTGGTATGAATAATATAAATTTTTGTTGAAAGCCGAAAGAGTATGCTGTTTTCGTTTGTGTTGAAGAGTTTCGGTCTGTCATCCGCTGCTTATGTATCTATGGCTGCCACGATTTTTGCCTATTGATGCCAAACATGGATCAATCCCGGCAATCTGGTAAACCAAACAAAATAGTTAGTCTCTTTAATTTGCTTTGCCACTCGTGCATCTCTTTTGCCGCTGTCTGTGGCATCTTGTTTCGTCTTGCCCTGAAGCTGACCGTTATCAGCTATTTCATATTCTGCGCCATTTTTTTGAGCTTGCGTTATGGTATTTTGCCTAACATTGATGCTTATAAAACAGATATTGAGCGTATTGCAAGTCACTCAATAGGAAGAAATCTTAGTATTTCATCCATCAGCGCTTCATGGCAAGGAATTAATCCACGTCTGATGCTTAATAATGTCGTGGTGCTTGACCAGAATGGCCGCAGTGCCTTGGTGCTGCCTAACGTCAGTGCAACGCTTTCATGGTGGTCGGTTGTGGCCGCCGATTTACGCTTTAAAAAAATAGAAGTCATACGACCGTCGCTGAATATCCGCAGGGATGCGGCAGGCATCATCTATGTGGCCGGGATTTCGATTGACACACAAAAACAAGCAAATGGAACAGGTCTCGACTGGCTGTTGGCGCAACACGAAATAGAGATACGCCAGGGATCTCTAAGCTGGACCGATCAATTACGTTCGGCTCCTGAGTTGGTTTTGGCTAATGTTAACTTTATTTTGAATAATCAATGGGGACATCATAAATTCGCACTAAAGGCACAACCTCCGCTTAGTTTGGCTGCCCCGGTTGATGTCAGGGGTAGTTTCCGGCATCCGGCGTTTACCCGAAGTAAATCGGATTTTTCCAGTTGGACCGGCGAACTGTACGCGGATTTGCGGCAAGCCGATTTATCCGTCTTGAAAGTATATTTCGACTATCCGGCAGATCTGCAAAAAGGCATGGGAACGATACGCTCCTGGACCACTTTTGAAAAAGGTCGTATCGCGGACTTTACTGCAGACGTAAGATTAAATGATGTTCTCGGTAAGTTGCGTCATGACCTCCCTGTGTTTGATATGGCTCAAGTTAGCGGTCGCTTGATTGCGGCGGAACGGGCGGCATTTGGAGCCAAATATTTGCCATCCTTATTCGGGCAAGGCGGACATACGATTTCCCTGGTTGATTTTTCCATGCAGACGCGGGAAGGTATCTGGCTTCCTTCCATGACGATCCGTGAGAGCTTCATTCCTGGCGAAAAGGGAAGGCCGCAGAAAGTCGAGTTGTACGCCACAGTGCTTGATTTACAGGCGCTTGCCGATGTTGCGGAACGCTTGCCATTGCCTTTGGATCAGCGCCAGATGCTGATCGATTTTGCACCTCAAGGTCAGCTCAAGGATTTCTCTGCGCAATGGCAGGGCGTCTATCCGGAGATCTCTGCGTATCATGTAAAAGGGCAATTCATTAATCTGGCTATGAAGCCGCAGGCGGCACAAATAGCGCGCCCTCAGACGGCAAAAAATCCGGCGCGACCAGCGGTGCCGGCGATTCCTGGTTTTGAACAATTGTCCGGTTCGCTCGATGCCAACGATAGGGGCGGAAGCTTCGTCCTTAATTCAAATAATTTGACCTTGCAGTTTCCCGGTTACTTTGTCAATCCGCTCATGCCTTTTGATAAGTTGCAGATGCAGGCTCGCTGGCAATTTGAGAGCAAGGAGAGGTTTGTTTTTCAAATTAGTAAGATGGATTTCCAGCAAGATGGAATGAGCGCTTCGTTGAGTGGCAAGCATGTCATGACTACGCTTAGTCCGGCTGCAGAGCAAAAAAATGAAGTGGATATTTCAGGGAAACTGACCGGCTTTGATTTGAAACAGTTGGATCGCTATGTCCCGGCTGACACTCCGACCGACTTGCGTCATTGGTTGACCACGGCCATTCTGGATGGGCGTGCCGATGACGTCAGCGTTCGCGTCAAAGGCGATCTCGCCCAATTCCCCTTTAATAATATTGCAGGGAAACTTATAGGGAAATCCGAGTTTCTGGTGAAAGGTAAGTTAACTGGTGGCAAACTCGATTTTGAACCTGGTTATTTATCTGAAGATGGAAAATCGAGTTTGTGGCCGGTCATCGATAACATCAAGGGCAGTTTTGTTTTTGATCGTGCCAGAATGGAGATCCGCGGCGATACCGCTAAAACCCTGACGGCTGATCTTCTCAAGGTAAAGACAGTGATCCCGGATCTGTTGAGTGACAATCCCATCTTGTACATAGAAGGCAATGCTGGCGCCGGTTTGCAAACTATGTTGCAGTATGTGAAAGCCAGTCCTGTCAATGGTTGGCTGGAGCATTTTCTTGAGGATTCTAAGGCAACAGGTAACGCACAATTACAGCTTAAGCTGCAACTGCCATTAAATCATTTTACAGATTCCAAGGTGCAGGGCGTGTTGCATTTTGCAAATAATGAAGCGCTGCTGCAACCGAGTATTCCGCTGATTTCAGGGGTTAACGGTAAACTTGATTTTAATGAAAAAGGCGTCAACCTTACCGGTCTTAAAGGCTCGCTATTGGGTGGTCCGGTGGTGGCGAGCGGTGGAACGCAAAAAGACGGCAGCATACGTATCAGACTCGATGGTACGGTGACATCGGATGGCTTACGTAAGAATTTCCCGGGAACGGTGATTGCGCAACTGTCCGATAAGATAGCCGGGGCGACACGTTATAACGCACAGATTAATGTCAAAAAACATCAGCCGGAACTGATTATTGAATCTTCGCTTCAGGGGCTTGCTCTTAATTTTCCGGCTCCAGTAAAAAAATTGGCAAACGAGTATTTGCCCGTGCGCTTTGAGATGACTCCGCTTGCATCGAATAATCCGTCCTTGTGGCGCGACGAAATTAAACTGAGTTTGGGCGCGGTTATTTCGGCCCGCTACCAGAGACAAAAAACAGATGAGAAAAATGCTGCATGGCAAATGCTGCGCGGCGGGATAGGTGTCAATGTTGCGGCACCGGAGCCGGATAGCGGCTTGAGCGCGAATATTGATTTCAGGTCTTTGAATGTGGATGAGTGGCGCGCTTTGATGGCTACCGAGAGTGTTACCGCAACAACGGCACTTGCAACCGTTAATCAGTTGGGGCATGCTCCTACGCTAGACTTGTCCCCGTATATAGAGCCGAATGTGCTGGCAGTGCGCACTTCTGAGTTATTGGTGATGGGTAAAAAGCTCGATAACGTCGTGGTCGGAGCTTCTTACCAGAATGGCGTATGGCAGGCAAATATCGATTCTAGTCAGACCTCAGGTTATCTGCGCTGGAACGAATCGAGCAATGCCCAGGGGGCCGGTAATGTGACGGCACGCTTGAGCCGCCTGATTATTCCAGCCTCCGCAGCTTCTGATGTCTCTGAAATTTTCGAGGGGAAAAAAACTTCAGCGCAGATACCAGGGCTTGATATCGTGGCGGACAATTTTGAGCTTTTCAATAAAAAACTCGGACAGTTGGAATTGTTGGCCAGCAATCTGCCGGTGGCGACCGGGCGCGAATGGAGAATTAAAAAAATCTCCCTGAAAAATGAAGATGCGGAATTAAAAGGCACGGGCAAATGGTCAAGCCGTTCGGGCGAAGGGATTACTGACCTAAGTTATGTGCTTGATGTAGAGAATGCCGGAAAATTATTGGATCGCTTTGGTTTTTTGAGTGTGATGCGCGGTGGCCGTGGCAAGCTGGAGGGGGATATCCGTTGGAACGGCTTACCCTATGAGATGGACATTCCCAGTATGACGGGAAAGATACAATTGGACCTGGCGGCGGGGCAGTTTTTAAAGGTCGACCCTGGTGCTGCCAAGCTCTTGGGGGTATTGAGTATGCAGTCTTTGCCACGGCGCCTTACCCTGGATTTCCGGGATGTTTTTTCTGATGGATTTGCCTTTGATGGCATCAATGGTACTGCCTACATCCAACAA
This genomic interval carries:
- a CDS encoding TIGR02099 family protein, with amino-acid sequence MDQSRQSGKPNKIVSLFNLLCHSCISFAAVCGILFRLALKLTVISYFIFCAIFLSLRYGILPNIDAYKTDIERIASHSIGRNLSISSISASWQGINPRLMLNNVVVLDQNGRSALVLPNVSATLSWWSVVAADLRFKKIEVIRPSLNIRRDAAGIIYVAGISIDTQKQANGTGLDWLLAQHEIEIRQGSLSWTDQLRSAPELVLANVNFILNNQWGHHKFALKAQPPLSLAAPVDVRGSFRHPAFTRSKSDFSSWTGELYADLRQADLSVLKVYFDYPADLQKGMGTIRSWTTFEKGRIADFTADVRLNDVLGKLRHDLPVFDMAQVSGRLIAAERAAFGAKYLPSLFGQGGHTISLVDFSMQTREGIWLPSMTIRESFIPGEKGRPQKVELYATVLDLQALADVAERLPLPLDQRQMLIDFAPQGQLKDFSAQWQGVYPEISAYHVKGQFINLAMKPQAAQIARPQTAKNPARPAVPAIPGFEQLSGSLDANDRGGSFVLNSNNLTLQFPGYFVNPLMPFDKLQMQARWQFESKERFVFQISKMDFQQDGMSASLSGKHVMTTLSPAAEQKNEVDISGKLTGFDLKQLDRYVPADTPTDLRHWLTTAILDGRADDVSVRVKGDLAQFPFNNIAGKLIGKSEFLVKGKLTGGKLDFEPGYLSEDGKSSLWPVIDNIKGSFVFDRARMEIRGDTAKTLTADLLKVKTVIPDLLSDNPILYIEGNAGAGLQTMLQYVKASPVNGWLEHFLEDSKATGNAQLQLKLQLPLNHFTDSKVQGVLHFANNEALLQPSIPLISGVNGKLDFNEKGVNLTGLKGSLLGGPVVASGGTQKDGSIRIRLDGTVTSDGLRKNFPGTVIAQLSDKIAGATRYNAQINVKKHQPELIIESSLQGLALNFPAPVKKLANEYLPVRFEMTPLASNNPSLWRDEIKLSLGAVISARYQRQKTDEKNAAWQMLRGGIGVNVAAPEPDSGLSANIDFRSLNVDEWRALMATESVTATTALATVNQLGHAPTLDLSPYIEPNVLAVRTSELLVMGKKLDNVVVGASYQNGVWQANIDSSQTSGYLRWNESSNAQGAGNVTARLSRLIIPASAASDVSEIFEGKKTSAQIPGLDIVADNFELFNKKLGQLELLASNLPVATGREWRIKKISLKNEDAELKGTGKWSSRSGEGITDLSYVLDVENAGKLLDRFGFLSVMRGGRGKLEGDIRWNGLPYEMDIPSMTGKIQLDLAAGQFLKVDPGAAKLLGVLSMQSLPRRLTLDFRDVFSDGFAFDGINGTAYIQQGAARTDNLKMRSVNATVLMDGSADIAKETQDVHVAVIPEINAGTASVVYALAVNPVIGLGTFLAQLFLREPLARAFTYEYQITGPWKDPHVRKINNRENQAGKP